In Fragaria vesca subsp. vesca linkage group LG1, FraVesHawaii_1.0, whole genome shotgun sequence, the sequence AATTTGCTTAAGTGATCGGTATTAACTAGTAAGCAACAAAATTGTAGCAATTATGGTAGTATGAATATATGCAAAACCAATATAGTAGAAACCACAACAAATATGTATTCCTAGGAGTTTAGATTACCAACGAAGTCTGAGGGGACTCTTCCATCGCTAAACTTCCTGTAGGCATTCCTCCCATAAAGTCTCTCCCATAAGGTGGGAAATTGCTTTTGGTTATAGAAATGATGTAGTCATTATTGCCAGTATCCAATATTGAGTCTCCGAAAGCAAACACCGCTGGAAATGTTTCATTTCTGGGTAGTGTTTCAGCAGCAACATTATGGGAGAGCAATATAAGTAAGATAGTCACAAAAACTATGATAGATGAAGATGAAGGAAGAATTTTTGGGGAGAGAAAAGCCATTGTAATATGTGATTACTTACGCTTCTTCTGCAAGTGATCGACTTTCAGGTCTTTATAAGCATCTCTATAACCGCAGCTTCTGCTCAATCATCTGGCCTAGAACAATAATGTACTTTGTTGTAGCTGTTCAATATAGTTGGATTTAATGTACATTGCTCTGCAATGCATGAAAATACCAATTCTTCTTAGGGGAATCTTAGCCACCACAAAAACAGTTGCACAATGATTACAAAAAAAAAGGAGAGAAGCACACTAATTGGGCGGGCAGTCAAAACCTTAAATGCAATATGGTTTATTACCTCCATTATGAAACATGTCTGATAACCAATAGCCGACAGATAGCCGATAGACAGCCGATAGCCTACTGTGATGGAAATAATTTTAGCTCTTCCAACAGCTTGATAATACTATTTCTTCAGTTGCTGCATCTAGATTTCTTCAACAAATTTCCAGAAAATGTACAATAAAAGTAACTTACAGACCATGAAATAGGTTAAAATTGTGATATTCAACTCAGTCTTCATATGTTGTTTCTAGGATCCACTATTCAGTCTTCTAACCAATCAATGCTGGAATTGTTCCGGTAGTGTGTTATAGCAGCAGCAGCATTATGGTAGGTCATATAACTATGATGATGAAGAAGGAAGACGATGTCAGGCAAGAACTCCATTTCTTTATGTTACCATCTTTTAAGCGTTTCTGTAAGTAAATCATCTTAGGTCAGTTGGATCTAGTTTGGTTTGATTTGATGCAATTTTAATCTTTGCCAAACTCATAGGTCATAGCCACAAAAGAAAAGAAAAGAAGAGTCCAAAGTCTAGACCATTGCCTGCTCCTATGTTTATTGCTAGTGTGCAGTGCAATGAATTCTGAAAAGTAACTATTACAATAAAACTGTTCGGTGCAACGTGCAAAGCAATTCGTAAGTCTCCAATATTGTTCATGAAAGCATCAAGGTAGCACCACATTATATGATTATATCGAATTGTTCAAACTCGATGGAAGCTGCTCAAGCTTCTCATAATCCACAAAAAAATTTACAATTTTCAAGATATTGTTAGAATCAACAAACTTACATGATCATAATACCTCCTTTTCAAGTTTCAACACAGCCATGAAGGCTTCTTGAGGCACATCAACTTTACCGATTGCCTTCATTCTTTTCTTCCCCTCGGCCTGTTTCTTAAGCAATTTCTTTTTCCTTGAAATGTCTCCGCCATAGCATTTGGCTAAAACATCCTTTCTAATTGCCGATAAAGCTTCACTGGCAATCACTTTCGTACCTATGCATGCTTGAATTGGCACCTTAAACATCTGTCTTGGTATAAGCTCCTTCAGCTTTAGTGTCAAAGCCCTCCCTACAGCATATGCCTTATCCTTGTGAACAATAGTAGACAATGGCTCTACATGATCACCATTAATCTGAATATCAAGTCTTATCAGATCACTTTCTTTGTAACCAAGTAAAGTATACTCCATGCTAGCATAACCCTTACTTCTGGACTTGAGCTGGTCAAAGAAATCACCTACCATCTCAGCCAGGGGTAGTTCATACGTGAGTGACGCCCTATTCTCAGCAATAAACTTCATCTCCTTAAACTCTGCTCTCCTGTCCTGCGCCAACTCCATGAGGGGGCCGATATACTCTTTCGGTGTAAGCATCTCAATCTTCACAATAGGCTCCTCAATCGACTTCCTCTTCCCAGGCTCAGGAAGCAAAGACGGATTCGAGCATTCAACAACTTCACCATTCACACAGTTCACTTTATACACAACACTAGGTGCAGTAGTAATCAAGCTCAGATTGTACTCCCTCTCCAACCTCTCCTGCACAATCTCCATATGCAAAAGCCCCAAGAACCCACACCTAAACCCAAACCCCATAGCACTGGAAGTCTCCGGCTCAAACTTCAATGCAGCATCATTAAGCTGCAGCTTCTCGAGCGCGTCCCTCAGCTCCGGAAACTGGTCTGCATCCACAGGAAACATCCCACAGAACACCATCGGAGTAGCCTCCTCATAACCCGGCAATGAACTCTCAGCCTTCCTACCATAATGCGTGATCGTATCCCCAACTCTAGCATCCGCCACCGACCTTATAGAAGCCGAAAGAAACCCCACCTCACCGGCATAAAGCTCCCCGACCTGAAACTGCGTCGGAGACAACACCCCAAGATCATCAGCATAATAGTCCTTCCCACTCGCCATGAAACAAACCCTGTCCCCCTTCTTTATCTTCCCATCAACCACCCTGAAGTAGACTATCACACCGCGGTAAGGGTCATAATAGCTGTCGAAAATGAGCGCCCGGAGAGGCTTGTCAGCCGTGTCAGCAGGAGGAGGTACTCTTTCAACAATGGCATCAAGAATTTCTTTAATCCCAATGCCTTCCTTTGCGGAACACAGTATCGCATTGCTGCAATCCAATCCAATCACTTCTTCTATTTCCTTCATTACAGTGTCCGGGTCCGCCCCGGGAAGATCAATCTTGTTCAGCACCGGGATAATCTCTAGATTGTTCTCCAACGCAAGATACACATTCGCCAATGTCTGCGCCTCCACGCCTTGGGAAGCGTCCACGACTAATAAAGCGCCTTCACACGCGGCGAGAGACCGGGAGACTTCGTAGCTGAAGTCCACGTGTCCGGGAGTGTCGATGAGGTTGAGGCAGAAAGGCTCGCCGGATTTGTAGGCGTATCTCATGCGAGCTATCTGGAGCTTGATGGTGATGCCGCGCTCGCGCTCGAGGTCCATGTTGTCGAGGAACTGCTCCTTCATCTCGCGCTTCTGGACGGTTCCGGTGGACTCGAGGAGCTTATCGGCGAGAGTGGACTTGCCGTGGTCGATGTGGGCGATGATGCAGAAGTTGCGGATGTGGGAGATGGGGACTTTGGAGAGGCGGTCGTGGCCGAGCTGGGGGGAGGTGGGCTGGGCGGCGCCGGCGGCCTGAGAGAGGATGTGGAAGTTGGGTTTGGGTTTATGGAGGTTGGGGGTTTTGGGGAGGAGGGTTTTGGAGGGGGAGAGGGAGAAGAAGGGTAAGGAGGAGGTGGTGGGATGGGAGCGTTGGGGAGTGGTGGTGGCGGTGGTGGAGAGGAGGAAGGCCGGAGAGCGGGAAGAGAGGTTTGCGGCCATTTTTGGCCGGAAAACCAGTTTGGATTGAGTTGTGGTGAAATGTGGCTTTGGGCTACATTTTGTGTTTTGGATTGAGTTTTTTGACTAATATTTTTATGTGGTCTCAGTCGCTCAGAGACAGAGAGGCCCATGAAAAAACAAAAACTTGAGGCTGATAAAGGATAAAGTGTAGAGATAAAAAGATAACAAGAGAGTCATCATCTTATTCATTGACAGGAGCCCTTTATATGACAGGAGCCCTTTATATGACAGGAGCCCTTTATATAGGGAATTACACAATACCAATATGGTAAGGATATGAATATATAGATCTAGTCTAACTACATATCCTATTGGCATAAGGCCAAGGCACACATAGAGAATATCCTAGAACACTCCCCCTTGTGCCGCGCGCTGATATGCCGATGGTGCTGATCTGTTGCCTCGTCAAAAACCTCGTCAAGTCACAAAAACCCTGTNNNNNNNNNNNNNNNNNNNNGAGTCCGTATAACCCTAAAACCTAAAAATAAAAAATTAAAAGAAATTTTATATTTAATTAAATATAAATTTAACTAAATTACGTATATTATCTATATCATAATAGATATTATAATCTAGATAATATGCTATTTCTAATATTCTAATATATATAATATATATATAGATAATGATATAGAAAGAAATGGTATAGAAATATATTCGAATATAGGTTTTGTTTATTTTCTATATTGCACTTCCTGTTCTTTAAAGAGAAAACCCAAGGTGTGGTGAAAACGAGAGTCTTATTTGTATTAAGTTTGAAGTTAAGAACAATCTACTTTTATTTATTATATATTTATTTTATCGTTATTTTATCGAAATTATATAAAAAAAAAAAAGCAAAGGAATTAAAATAGAATTAATTTGAGCGACTGAATCTTGAAACAAGACATGGACCGTAACAAACGAAACTGGGCGGTTCGATCAAAACGAATTGTTGTTTTAACTAATAACAGTTATGCCTAATTTGATAATTGGGTAAACTACAAAAAAATACCTGAACTTTGAAGCTCATTTCAAATAAATACCCCATATTCAGATTATTTCAAATAAATACTCGAGCTATGCAAAATCCTACAAATTCTCAATTTCGTTACACATTCCGTTACTAACCGTTAACTTGTCTACGTGGCATGTGTGACGTGTCAATTCTTATTGACTGGACCAATGGGTATTATTATGCTTTAAATTTTCCAGACTTTGATGTATTAGAGAACATGCTTTGGAGCATTTTTTTTTTTTAATGTTGTCAAAACAAGTTGGCTACGTACAAGACTTCCTTTACATGCAATCAAGTTCTTTTATGATTAAGTTGATTCTCATTTTGAGTCCCTCCGCACTGTAGTGTCGTTGGCCTAGATTCTGATCTTAGCAGTTTTTTTTTTTTTTTATTCCTATTAGAAACAATTTTGACCTTAGCAATTATCCATGAGACAAATGAATATTGTGATATCCGAGCAAAGTGCAATACTTAATTTGTTGAGGGAATGAAAACGTGCAAACTCAATGGAGAGGGCTGACAATTTAGGGTTAACGGGTTTAGCAAGAATAAATTTTTCTGTGGTCTAAAATACCCTTGCTGATAGGTCCAGTCAATAGGAATTGACACGTCATACATGCCACGTAGACAAGTTAACGGTTCGTTTAACGGAATGTGTAACGGAATTTGAGACTTTGTAGGATTTTGCATAGCTTCGAGTATTTATTTGAAAGAATCTGAAGATGAGGTATTATTTGAAATGAGCTTCAAAGTTTGGGTATTTTTTTTGTAGTTTTACTTCTTGATAATTTATTCTATTTTGATCGACTAATCTGATATATTTTCCACATTAATAGGAGTACGTCTATGCTTCTGCTTTACGAAGATGATTTTTTCTAGGCATTTCNNNNNNNNNNNNNNNNNNNNCAACGACAATTCACGTCGTTCCACTTGAACACTTGTGTTCTTATCTCCCCCTAACGGCGGGAATATTGTCTCATCAAAGTGACAATCCGCAATTTAGCGGTGAATGAGATCGCCTGACAAGGTTCCTACATATGCGGATTATAGGTGGAGGTTCATATCCAACCTAAACTTATTCATCTCAAATGACCCATCATTGTATGCAGTGGCAATGCGATTTGGCACCTAGAAATAACATCTAGCCGAGCTCAAGGATTGGAGATCCGTTTCAATCCTGCCGAGCTCAAGGATTGCAATTTCGTGTCAATCCTGGTACACAGTCACGAGCTGTAGTACAACAAAATTCAATGATGGTGGGTCGTAGATGAATAGTAAAGCTGCATGCAAATATTGCATAGCCCCAAGACGCAATAGAAAGAGTGATGCGCATCAATAATGTTCGAGCGACAAGCTAAAGTTGCTTGGTCGTAGCCTCGGTGAGACCGTATTGCGTGTGAACATGAGGTACATGACACTTCAACTTACATCCCGATGAACTTCTTTAAAGAATGGATAGTGAGCCCGTAGAAGTATAAGCAGTATAAGCAGTAGATAATAGTGTAACACGTGACTAGTGTGTTAACAAGTCAACCAACACCATAAAGCATAAAAAGGTGTCCGCAAGTTGGTTGTATCTATCTACATAGTTTGATGTAAGAATAGAATGTTCACTTTTGTGTTATTTAGCATAGGAGGGTCTCACTCCTTATTTAGCTAAAGAATAGGCTTTCAAAACGAGCAATGAGCATTGCAGGGGGCCAATGCGACATCGAGGAAAGGTCGGTGCACCTCAATTGCTTGAGGAATTGACCGGACGACCTCCAGGAAGTTGGAGTCGTGTTCGGGTGACGTCAATGTCCCCCGGGTCACCACCATGCTTCATGGTGATGCTAGATCTCGAATGTCTTCGTTTTGAGCGGAAGAATGGATGTCCATGAGAATTTCTCAAAATTTGGACCATTATATCTCTTCCAGGTTGACCAATTTGGTCAAACCAAAGCCTATATGAGTCGGTGTCCCAAATATCATGTTTGGCGACAACATGGGATTCGATATTCGAATCGTAGTGACATACAGTTCACTAGATTGACTCATGAATTTCTCCAAGATGCGCTTCAGTTCGCATTCATGAGGAGGTATACACAAAAGAATTCTTGTTCATTCTCACAATGTGTTTCAAATGAAACCATTAGCATGAATGTCTTTAAACNNNNNNNNNNNNNNNNNNNNNNNNNNNNNNNNNNNNNNNNNNNNNNNNNNNNNNNNNNNNNNNNNNNNNNNNNNNNNNNNNNNNNNNNNNNNNNNNNNNNNNNNNNNNNNNNNNNNNNNNNNNNNNNNNNNNNNNNNNNNNNNNNNNNNNNNNNNNNNNNNNNNNNNNNNNNNNNNNNNNNNNNNNNNNNNNNNNNNNNNNNNNNNNNNNNNNNNNNNNNNNNNNNNNNNNNNNNNNNNNNNNNNNNNNNNNNNNNNNNNNNNNNNNNNNNNNNNNNNNNNNNNNNNNNNNNNNNNNNNNNNNNNNNNNNNNNNNNNNNNNNNNNNNNNNNNNNNNNNNNNNNNNNNNNNNNNNNNNNNNNNNNNNNNNNNNNNNNNNNNNNNNNNNNNNNNNNNNNNNNNNNNNNNNNNNNNNNNNNNNNNNNNNNNNNNNNNNNNNNNNNNNNNNNNNNNNNNNNNNNNNNNNNNNNNNNNNNNNNNNNNNNNNNNNNNNNNNNNNNNNNNNNNNNNNNNNNNNNNNNNNNNNNNNNNNNNNNNNNNNNNNNNNNNNNNNNNNNNNNNNNNNNNNNNNNNNNNNNNNNNNNNNNNNNNNNNNNNNNNNNNNNNNNNNNNNNNNNNNNNNNNNNNNNNNNNNNNNNNNNNNNNNNNNNNNNNNNNNNNNNNNNNNNNNNNNNNNNNNNNNNNNNNNNNNNNNNNNNNNNNNNNNNNNNNNNNNNNNNNNNNNNNNNNNNNNNNNNNNNNNNNNNNNNNNNNNNNNNNNNNNNNNNNNNNNNNNNNNNNNNNNNNNNNNNNNNNNNNNNNNNNNNNNNNNNNNNNNNNNNNNNNNNNNNNNNNNNNNNNNNNNNNNNNNNNNNNNNNNNNNNNNNNNNNNNNNNNNNNNNNNNNNNNNNNNNNNNNNNNNNNNNNNNNNNNNNNNNNNNNNNNNNNNNNNNNNNNNNNNNNNNNNNNNNNNNNNNNNNNNNNNNNNNNNNNNNNNNNNNNNNNNNNNNNNNNNNNNNNNNNNNNNNNNNNNNNNNNNNNNNNNNNNNNNNNNNNNNNNNNNNNNNNNNNNNNNNNNNNNNNNNNNNNNNNNNNNNNNNNNNNNNNNNNNNNNNNNNNNNNNNNNNNNNNNNNNNNNNNNNNNNNNNNNNNNNNNNNNNNNNNNNNNNNNNNNNNNNNNNNNNNNNNNNNNNNNNNNNNNNNNNNNNNNNNNNNNNNNNNNNNNNNNNNNNNNNNNNNNNNNNNNNNNNNNNNNNNNNNNNNNNNNNNNNNNNNNNNNNNNNNNNNNNNNNNNNNNNNNNNNNNNNNNNNNNNNNNNNNNNNNNNNNNNNNNNNNNNNNNNNNNNNNNNNNNNNNNNNNNNNNNNNNNNNNNNNNNNNNNNNNNNNNNNNNNNNNNNNNNNNNNNNNNNNNNNNNNNNNNNNNNNNNNNNNNNNNNNNNNNNNNNNNNNNNNNNNNNNNNNNNNNNNNNNNNNNNNNNNNNNNNNNNNNNNNNNNNNNNNNNNNNNNNNNNNNNNNNNNNNNNNNNNNNNNNNNNNNNNNNNNNNNNNNNNNNNNNNNNNNNNNNNNNNNNNNNNNNNNNNNNNNNNNNNNNNNNNNNNNNNNNNNNNNNNNNNNNNNNNNNNNNNNNNNNNNNNNNNNNNNNNNNNNNNNNNNNNNNNNNNNNNNNNNNNNNNNNNNNNNNNNNNNNNNNNNNNNNNNNNNNNNNNNNNNNNNNNNNNNNNNNNNNNNNNNNNNNNNNNNNNNNNNNNNNNNNNNNNNNNNNNNNNNNNNNNNNNNNNNNNNNNNNNNNNNNNNNNNNNNNNNNNNNNNNNNNNNNNNNNNNNNNNNNNNNNNNNNNNNNNNNNNNNNNNNNNNNNNNNNNNNNNNNNNNNNNNNNNNNNNNNNNNNNNNNNNNNNNNNNNNNNNNNNNNNNNNNNNNNNNNNNNNNNNNNNNNNNNNNNNNNNNNNNNNNNNNNNNNNNNNNNNNNNNNNNNNNNNNNNNNNNNNNNNNNNNNNNNNNNNNNNNNNNNNNNNNNNNNNNNNNNNNNNNNNNNNNNNNNNNNNNNNNNNNNNNNNNNNNNNNNNNNNNNNNNNNNNNNNNNNNNNNNNNNNNNNNNNNNNNNNNNNNNNNNNNNNNNNNNNNNNNNNNNNNNNNNNNNNNNNNNNNNNNNNNNNNNNNNNNNNNNNNNNNNNNNNNNNNNNNNNNNNNNNNNNNNNNNNNNNNNNNNNNNNNNNNNNNNNNNNNNNNNNNNNNNNNNNNNNNNNNNNNNNNNNNNNNNNNNNNNNNNNNNNNNNNNNNNNNNNNNNNNNNNNNNNNNNNNNNNNNNNNNNNNNNNNNNNNNNNNNNNNNNNNNNNNNNNNNNNNNNNNNNNNNNNNNNNNNNNNNNNNNNNNNNNNNNNNNNNNNNNNNNNNNNNNNNNNNNNNNNNNNNNNNNNNNNNNNNNNNNNNNNNNNNNNNNNNNNNNNNNNNNNNNNNNNNNNNNNNNNNNNNNNNNNNNNNNNNNNNNNNNNNNNNNNNNNNNNNNNNNNNNNNNNNNNNNNNNNNNNNNNNNNNNNNNNNNNNNNNNNNNNNNNNNNNNNNNNNNNNNNNNNNNNNNNNNNNNNNNNNNNNNNNNNNNNNNNNNNNNNNNNNNNNNNNNNNNNNNNNNNNNNNNNNNNNNNNNNNNNNNNNNNNNNNNNNNNNNNNNNNNNNNNNNNNNNNNNNNNNNNNNNNNNNNNNNNNNNNNNNNNNNNNNNNNNNNNNNNNNNNNNNNNNNNNNNNNNNNNNNNNNNNNNNNNNNNNNNNNNNNNNNNNNNNNNNNNNNNNNNNNNNNNNNNNNNNNNNNNNNNNNNNNNNNNNNNNNNNNNNNNNNNNNNNNNNNNNNNNNNNNNNNNNNNNNNNNNNNNNNNNNNNNNNNNNNNNNNNNNNNNNNNNNNNNNNNNNNNNNNNNNNNNNNNNNNNNNNNNNNNNNNNNNNNNNNNNNNNNNNNNNNNNNNNNNNNNNNNNNNAAAAAAAAAAAGTCACTGTTCATATGCTTATGATATGAACAGTTAACCACCCTTTAGTATATAGTATAATTGATGAGGAAGAAAGGGTGAAATTTGTAATTGTTGTTTGATATCATGGATTTCCTGTTTTTATACATGAATGACATATGTTACTTGGCTTAATATGATGGTTACACGTGGATTGGTTTCTGATGTTGGAGAGTTTAGAAACCAAAAAAAGCACGGATGCAAATTTGTTTTACATTCAAATTTACCCACTCTCGTACCCACTCATCTACCTGAATGTCATGTGTCTTATCCTTTAATCACCCTAATCATAGTTAACTACATGGGTTTATATTAATAAATTATATTATCTTCTAACTCTATTTCTTTTCCCTCTTTTTCTAAACAAAATAATGAAACCTAACAAATTTAGGGACACTCAAGTTACAGAGCTAAGTGACTGGTATATCGATTCATACTATGATTTGAAGCATGATGAGTTTGATGATGTAGAGTTTGCTGAAAATGTTGCAGAGTCAAATGCTGTCCCAGAATTTGAAGAAATGGGATATGCAGGTTATTGTTCAGATGAGATTTGTAATTCAGATGAGTTGGAGAGCTTAGTTGGCAGTGAGACTGAAGAAGATGAGGAAGGGAACCCAATCAAGATGCTTACAAGGTTGGGTAATATGAAACTCTACCCTTATATTACATCTGTTAGAATTAAAAATCCAAGTTTTAGGCTAGAGCTTTTATTTCCTAATGTTGAGCAACTAAGAGAAGCTGTGAGGGAGTGTGCAATTAGGAATCAAATAGGCATGTGGTTTGAGAAAAATACCAAGAAGAAGATGCAGATGAGATGTCAATGCAGGTGAGAAAAATACCAAGAAGATCCGGTGGAACGTGACCCAGTGGAGCAAGGAACACCAGTGGAGACTTATAAGGGGATCGACTGGTACCTTGCAAAACGGAACATCTTATTTTCAACAGCATGCGTCTTATCCATTTCAATCGACCCGTTGTTGCTTTACATTCCTTTCGTTAACGAGGACAGGAAGTGCTTCAAGTTGGATGAGAAGCTGAAGATAATATTTCTTGTCTTGCGAGCATCAACTGATGCATTTTACGTTATAGACATCCTTCTTCATATAGTTACTAGACCTGCGATGTCCCACGCATACGATGCCTTAGGGAAAACACCACAAACGGTGGTCGACGAGGAAGTTGCTGATCTGAATGGAGGAAGGAATTCCAATATAGTTAATAGAACTTGGAGGTCTTTTGTCGCAGTTGACATACTAGCCGTCGCACCCTTTCCATATGTATGACAAGCTAGCCTGCTACCTGATATTATATTGTGAAGTTATAACCTCAGACTTAATCGATTGCCTTTTGATCTTGCATGTCTGCAGATACTCTTCGCATCCCATGGGATGTTTCAACAGTTTTCACTCGCCAACACTTTCATTTTGATTACTTACGGACCACGGATTTATCGCATCTATCTAGTTTGCGAGCAACTTAAGGAGGATGCCAGCATAAAGACTGTTCTTTTGGGCTAAACTTATTCTCAAGCTATCTATGTTATTGACCGCGAGTCATGTAAGTTTCAGTCTTAATCATACTACAGTTGTTACTACACGTCATGCATACAAGAATTCCTGTCACTTTAAGATATATTGAGTCGGTAAATATAGCCAATAATTACTGTATGACGAATATCCTATCAATAACTAGTTATTTCTCAAAATTTTAGGTACTTGGAAGCGTCTGGTACTTTTTTTTCTTTTCAACAGAAGATATGGTGCTGGGAACTTGCTTGTCAAAAGGAGAGTGGTTGCAACATTGTTGGTTTTAGTTGTGATTATCATACATAAACAAATAGGAGGACGTTAAAGGATTTATGCCCGATACATCCTTCAAATTCAACAGTCTACGACTTTGGCATATATGTTGATGCTCTCGAATCTGGCATGCTGGAATCAACAAACTTTCTACATAAATTGTCCTACTGTTTTTGGTGAGGCTTGTTGGGTTTGGTGCCTATCCCTCCATGATGGAGATATAAGGGAGATGAAATGGTTGGTCTTCTCATGGAGTTATGGAGAAAGATGAATGGTTGGTTCTCGAATGAGCATTGATGGAGTAAGTCTAAAAGTTTCCTCCATGGCCTATATATAGAGAGGACATTTGTTATTTTAGAACGACAACACAACAACAAGAGGGGGGGAACTTCAAGGTGTAGAAGATAAGGGGAGTTGGGGGAGTTGTGCTCAAGGGCGTGTATAGCTCTTGAGCGTGTATAGGTCTAGGGAGTTGTGTTCAAAGGCGTGTATAGCTCTTGGGAGTTGTGTTCAAGGATGTGTATAGCTCTTGGGGTAGAGAGATCATCTAGGTTAAGAGAGGGTGTACAATGAGGTATCCTTTTGGATACAAGGGCTCGGGTTGGGAATAAACTTGAATGGTGTAATTTTGTACTTATGTAATTCTCTCATTAGGTAAAGATATTAACCGAACCTCGTTAAATCTTGTGTTTTTCTTGGTTTGTCTATTTCTTCTTTCCGTCTATATTTGTAGCACTTACGTGGCAGGGGGATTAATTTCCCGACAGGGCTAGTAAAATCTCCTAAACTTAACGTAATTGGTTACATCGAAAAAACGTAAGGTTAATTTGTACTGTTGGAGATGTTTAACTTACCATTGGTTACTATATTTCTAAACTAGAAATTTTACATTGTTGACATGTTTACATATAATCGTCTCACCTGACAATTTGTAAATTTTGTATATCTAAACCCAACCCATCCCATTTCAATTCTCGCAGTTCCTTTGGTTCAAATCTCAAGACAAGCTCCGGTAATGTTTGGGAAAACCTTTTTGCCGCTTTTATTACTACATTCGGCATGATCCTGTTTTTGATATATCTGACGGGAATTCTTCAGGTTGGTCCCAAACCTTGGTACAAATTCATATCTTCCAGCTTAAACGTAATTTGTAACGAGCTTCGATCACTTGACAACCTCTTAATACAATTATATATCTATGTTCGAGTCCAATGAAGCTATTTTTTGCTTCCTTTGATGCAATATTTGAAGCTAGCTAACGTACCTTTTGTGCAATGATTATTATAGAATCGAAATATATGAAGCGAAATGAGGAGATTCAAAATAAACATGCCGATGAGACGAAAAACAAGAGAAAACGAGCTTGCCGCTAGTGAAGAGAATAGGAAGAAGAGACTTCCAGAAATAACATCGTGGG encodes:
- the LOC101295464 gene encoding translation factor GUF1 homolog, chloroplastic-like; this translates as MAANLSSRSPAFLLSTTATTTPQRSHPTTSSLPFFSLSPSKTLLPKTPNLHKPKPNFHILSQAAGAAQPTSPQLGHDRLSKVPISHIRNFCIIAHIDHGKSTLADKLLESTGTVQKREMKEQFLDNMDLERERGITIKLQIARMRYAYKSGEPFCLNLIDTPGHVDFSYEVSRSLAACEGALLVVDASQGVEAQTLANVYLALENNLEIIPVLNKIDLPGADPDTVMKEIEEVIGLDCSNAILCSAKEGIGIKEILDAIVERVPPPADTADKPLRALIFDSYYDPYRGVIVYFRVVDGKIKKGDRVCFMASGKDYYADDLGVLSPTQFQVGELYAGEVGFLSASIRSVADARVGDTITHYGRKAESSLPGYEEATPMVFCGMFPVDADQFPELRDALEKLQLNDAALKFEPETSSAMGFGFRCGFLGLLHMEIVQERLEREYNLSLITTAPSVVYKVNCVNGEVVECSNPSLLPEPGKRKSIEEPIVKIEMLTPKEYIGPLMELAQDRRAEFKEMKFIAENRASLTYELPLAEMVGDFFDQLKSRSKGYASMEYTLLGYKESDLIRLDIQINGDHVEPLSTIVHKDKAYAVGRALTLKLKELIPRQMFKVPIQACIGTKVIASEALSAIRKDVLAKCYGGDISRKKKLLKKQAEGKKRMKAIGKVDVPQEAFMAVLKLEKEVL